Proteins from a single region of Rhodospirillales bacterium:
- the odhB gene encoding 2-oxoglutarate dehydrogenase complex dihydrolipoyllysine-residue succinyltransferase, whose protein sequence is MATEIKVPALGESVSEATVAKWLKAVGDPVAVDEPLVELETDKVTVEVPSPVAGVLGEIIVEAGSDVAVGAVLGSISEGAGAAAGGSAKPPAAEPPQPQAPVPTPASTSALPTSPATASAPAAALGLSPAVRKLIDDHRLDAARIRASGKDGRLTKGDVLAYISTQGDGPAPAGEAPSQPAPAIVSPAAMSSVAAAPVAAGPREERVRMTRLRKMVAARLKDAQNTAAMLTTFNEVDMTAANALRSQYKDSFEKRHGVRLGVMSLFCKACVVALKEFPAVNAAIDGDDIVYKNHYDIAIAVSSPQGLVVPVVRDCEALSMADIELKITDFGKRARAGQLAIDEMQGGTFTITNGGVFGSLMSTPILNPPQSGILGMHKIQQRPMVLPDGRIEARPMMYLALSYDHRIIDGREAVSFLVRVKECVEDPQRILLQA, encoded by the coding sequence ATGGCGACCGAAATTAAGGTGCCGGCCCTAGGCGAGTCGGTGAGCGAAGCAACCGTAGCGAAGTGGCTAAAGGCTGTCGGCGATCCCGTGGCTGTCGACGAGCCGCTGGTCGAGCTGGAAACTGACAAGGTCACGGTCGAGGTGCCGTCGCCCGTCGCCGGTGTGCTCGGCGAGATAATCGTTGAAGCCGGCAGTGACGTCGCCGTCGGCGCCGTCCTCGGCTCGATCAGTGAGGGTGCGGGCGCCGCTGCCGGTGGCAGCGCCAAGCCGCCAGCCGCTGAACCGCCGCAGCCGCAAGCACCGGTCCCCACGCCCGCATCGACATCAGCACTGCCGACGTCCCCAGCGACCGCTTCCGCCCCTGCCGCGGCTTTGGGGTTGTCGCCGGCGGTGCGCAAGCTCATCGACGACCATCGGCTCGATGCCGCAAGGATTCGGGCGAGCGGCAAGGACGGCCGGCTGACCAAGGGCGATGTGCTCGCCTATATTTCCACCCAGGGCGATGGACCCGCGCCGGCCGGCGAGGCTCCATCGCAACCTGCGCCCGCCATCGTCTCGCCTGCCGCCATGAGCAGTGTGGCTGCGGCGCCGGTCGCGGCCGGACCCCGCGAAGAACGCGTGCGGATGACCCGGCTGCGCAAGATGGTTGCCGCTCGCCTGAAGGATGCCCAGAACACCGCGGCGATGCTGACGACCTTCAATGAGGTCGACATGACCGCGGCCAACGCCCTGCGCAGCCAATACAAGGACAGCTTCGAGAAGCGGCACGGCGTGCGCCTCGGCGTGATGTCGCTGTTCTGCAAGGCTTGTGTCGTCGCGCTCAAGGAGTTCCCGGCGGTCAATGCCGCGATCGATGGCGACGATATCGTCTACAAGAACCACTACGACATCGCGATTGCCGTCTCCTCGCCGCAGGGCCTGGTCGTTCCGGTCGTGCGCGATTGCGAAGCGTTGTCCATGGCCGACATCGAACTGAAAATTACCGACTTCGGCAAGCGCGCCCGCGCCGGTCAGCTTGCCATCGACGAGATGCAGGGCGGCACCTTCACCATCACCAACGGCGGCGTCTTCGGCTCGCTGATGTCGACGCCGATCCTCAATCCGCCGCAGTCGGGCATCCTCGGCATGCACAAGATCCAGCAACGCCCGATGGTTTTGCCGGATGGGCGGATCGAGGCACGGCCGATGATGTATCTGGCATTGTCCTACGATCATCGGATTATTGACGGACGCGAAGCGGTGAGCTTC